Proteins found in one Leguminivora glycinivorella isolate SPB_JAAS2020 chromosome 4, LegGlyc_1.1, whole genome shotgun sequence genomic segment:
- the LOC125225121 gene encoding probable hydroxyacid-oxoacid transhydrogenase, mitochondrial: MAGRKRVFDLLRTVNQAACSCPAHSHRGNVQVSNVTPVPSTAFEIKHSTVRYGLGVTQEVGYDLVNLGAKHVCVMTDPNVVNLSPMKAVLEALTKSGVNYTVYDNVHVEPTETSFKDAIKFAQENDFDSFVAVGGGSTMDTCKVANLLSCYPGSELMDFVNAPVGKAKQIDKVLKPMIAIPTTSGTGSETTGVSIFDCETINAKTGIAGGAIRPLLAIIDPLHTLTVPQTVANYAGFDIFCHALESFTAIPYDKREPFPNPAARSQAYQGSNPISDVWARFCLQTIQKYFARSVYNADDLDARSGMHLAATMAGVGIGNAGVHLCHGLAYPIAARGKKFIPKDYGKKPMIPHGLSVVVTAPAVFRFTAVSDPDKHLEAAGLLGADTTGVKQADAGKLLADTILKYMDMMNIEDGLNALGFSGEDIPNLVQGALPQQRLLKLAPLQQSEEDLSRILEESLTVF; encoded by the exons ATGGCTGGTCGCAAAAGGGTTTTCGATTTATTGAGGACAGTCAATCAAGCAGC ATGCAGCTGTCCTGCTCACAGTCACCGGGGCAATGTTCAAGTGTCTAATGTAACCCCTGTACCTTCCACTGCTTTTGAG ATAAAGCACTCAACCGTCCGCTATGGCCTCGGAGTCACACAAGAGGTTGGCTATGACCTGGTTAACCTAGGAGCCAAGCATGTGTGTGTCATGACAGACCCAAATGTCGTGAACCTGAGTCCTATGAAAGCAGTTCTGGAAGCACTAACGAAATCTGGAGTCAACTATACAGTCTATGATAATGTTCATGTGGAACCAACAGAAACTAG TTTTAAGGACGCAATAAAGTTCGCCCAAGAAAACGACTTTGACAGCTTCGTGGCAGTCGGTGGAGGTTCCACCATGGACACTTGCAAG GTTGCCAACCTGCTGTCCTGCTATCCAGGTTCTGAGCTGATGGACTTCGTCAACGCTCCCGTTGGGAAGGCCAAGCAGATCGACAAAGTCCTGAAGCCTATGATAGCTA ttccaACAACCAGTGGCACCGGCAGCGAAACGACCGGCGTCAGCATATTCGACTGTGAAACCATCAACGCCAAGACTGGCATCGCGGGCGGCGCGATCCGCCCCCTCCTAGCCATAATAGACCCCCTCCACACACTCACAGTACCTCAAACTGTAGCCAACTATGCTGGCTTCGATATCTTCTGCCATGCTTTGGAGAGTTTTACGGCGATACCTTATGACAAGAGAGAGCCTTTTCCGAACCCGGCTGCGAGATCTCAGGCGTATCAAGGAAGTAATCCTATATCTGATGTTTGGGCCAGATTTTGTCTACAG ACTATCCAAAAATATTTCGCCCGCTCAGTATACAACGCCGATGACCTTGACGCCCGTTCGGGCATGCACTTAGCCGCAACAATGGCTGGTGTAGGCATCGGCAACGCCGGTGTTCATCTGTGCCACGGACTTGCCTACCCTATTGCCGCGCGGGGCAAGAAGTTTATACCGAAGGACTATGG GAAAAAACCCATGATCCCCCACGGCCTCTCCGTGGTAGTAACCGCCCCAGCAGTCTTCCGTTTCACCGCCGTAAGCGACCCTGACAAACATCTTGAAGCCGCCGGCCTTTTGGGAGCAGACACCACTGGCGTCAAACAAGCTGATGCAGGGAAACTGTTAGCTGATACAATACTCAAGTATATGGACATGATGAACATAGAGGATGGATTGAATGCGCTTGGGTTTTCTGGGGAGGATATTCCTAATTTGGTGCAAGGAGCACTGCCTCAG CAACGGCTGTTGAAGCTTGCTCCTCTACAACAATCAGAAGAAGATTTGTCAAGGATTTTAGAAGAATCATTGACCGTATTTTGA
- the LOC125225120 gene encoding leucine-rich repeat-containing protein 15, which yields MGTRLRELLVLLVACTLALGEPANKTAKADKDADNFLYQYDDYETADDQKVLFSEDKPCPRDCICTATQGYKIAKCNRLEIGTQKFGDDITDLVIENADPRFPINLDDYIFKKLGLHQIATVKIVNSTIGTIGPNAFHGLQDLYAVNLSNNKLKSLHPETFANNKKLLLLTLSNNPLKFPAPNTQDYFLNASSVQELDVSYCNMQYITPHSFKNLPSVMYLNMAGNNLSEMDPDTFKKLLDLEELDLSDNNIQSLPNDIFSENTELATLHIQRNPIDTVYDLQVSDLLTLNAGQTNIKFVGPSMFNGMTYIANLNLSGNNIEKIHNQAFHKLIELNYLDLSYNNLDFISSILIKENIELDIFKISYNPRLKKLPEDGFNCSADQFNMYLFEASNCGLEEISDNALRTFTALSQINLSGNKIKSISNQVFSRCPKLVDINLANNMLMTLDIKIFEKNTELARLNLQGNPIKTFSAEVFLHTPTLQWLDLSHAELTSLWKLEKNHPKTLLGNLSFLNVSNNRIAEIKLPEVENLKKLRTLDISNNPLACGREFENLMTWLSKQKVSSNGESASIANLARDGKEEEGFYSWEALTKKTCGSTIIHPVEPLPPVSDEEIWERIDKDDVGNFDLKDTLDDGKVADDVKDTYQTDDDKEDDNDEDLDDEDDSDDEDEDDEEDDSGEDEDSDDMDLSVKLKEKPALSKQAKSTVPTIREEQSKVEIDVKLLDNDNVFGDPEPDFYPYIKESAMVKADEHGHYAYLWPILIAILGAILLMLMIAKGVMVVCSRRDKQMRYNSAIIAAMSQQGRTKKDCGLVYQQLSEDLTGPATPKLNRYQPLHSVTVKASNMYESSPFHHNNIVPEAV from the coding sequence ATGGGGACGAGGCTCCGGGAGTTACTAGTGCTCCTGGTGGCGTGCACGCTGGCACTCGGCGAGCCCGCCAACAAGACCGCCAAGGCTGACAAGGACGCGGACAACTTCCTCTACCAGTATGACGACTACGAGACCGCCGACGACCAGAAAGTGCTCTTCAGCGAGGACAAGCCCTGCCCGAGAGATTGCATTTGTACCGCCACACAAGGATACAAAATAGCCAAGTGCAATCGTCTCGAAATCGGCACGCAGAAATTCGGCGATGACATCACTGACCTAGTGATTGAAAACGCTGATCCCAGATTCCCCATTAATCTAGACGATTACATTTTCAAGAAGCTCGGCCTTCACCAAATCGCAACAGTTAAAATTGTAAACAGCACGATTGGCACGATCGGACCTAACGCTTTCCATGGCCTGCAAGACCTCTATGCGGTCAACCTATCAAACAATAAACTAAAGAGTCTTCACCCTGAAACGTTTGCGAACAACAAAAAATTGTTGTTGCTGACTCTCTCCAACAACCCTCTCAAGTTCCCGGCACCCAACACACAGGATTATTTCTTGAATGCATCATCCGTGCAGGAACTTGACGTTTCGTACTGCAACATGCAATACATTACCCCTCACAGTTTCAAAAATTTACCTAGTGTGATGTACCTGAATATGGCTGGAAACAATTTGTCAGAAATGGATCCCGATACGTTCAAGAAGCTCTTAGACTTGGAAGAACTTGACTTGAGCGATAACAACATCCAATCTCTGCCTAATGACATTTTCTCGGAAAATACCGAGCTCGCCACGCTCCACATTCAAAGGAATCCAATTGATACTGTATATGACTTACAAGTTTCCGACTTGCTTACGTTAAATGCTGGTCAGACAAATATCAAGTTTGTCGGACCATCTATGTTCAATGGAATGACGTACATTGCCAATCTTAACCTCAGCGGAAACAACATTGAAAAGATACACAACCAAGCTTTCCACAAGCTGATTGAACTGAACTACTTGGACCTCTCCTATAATAATCTCGACTTCATTTCAAGCATTCTTATCAAAGAAAACATTGAACTGGATATTTTCAAAATCTCTTATAACCCTAGACTGAAAAAGCTGCCAGAAGATGGATTCAACTGCTCCGCCGATCAATTTAATATGTACTTATTCGAGGCTTCAAACTGTGGTCTAGAAGAAATTTCCGATAACGCACTGAGAACTTTCACCGCTCTTTCTCAGATCAATCTGTCCGGCAACAAGATCAAATCAATCAGTAACCAAGTATTTTCGCGTTGCCCTAAACTAGTGGACATCAATCTAGCCAACAACATGTTGATGACTCTTGACATTAAAATCTTCGAAAAGAATACTGAGCTCGCTAGGCTTAATCTGCAAGGAAACCCAATCAAAACATTCTCAGCGGAAGTTTTCCTCCATACTCCCACGTTACAATGGTTGGACTTGAGCCATGCTGAATTGACTTCTCTATGGAAGTTAGAAAAGAATCATCCCAAAACACTTCTTGGCAACTTAAGCTTCTTGAACGTTTCCAATAACCGAATTGCAGAGATCAAATTGCCTGAAGTGGAAAATCTGAAAAAACTTCGCACTCTGGACATCAGCAACAATCCGTTGGCTTGCGGCCGTGAATTTGAAAATCTAATGACGTGGCTAAGCAAGCAGAAGGTTTCATCTAACGGCGAGTCTGCCAGCATCGCCAATCTGGCCAGAGACGGCAAGGAAGAGGAAGGGTTCTACAGCTGGGAGGCTCTTACTAAGAAAACTTGCGGATCCACTATTATTCACCCAGTCGAGCCTCTTCCTCCAGTGTCGGATGAGGAGATTTGGGAGAGAATCGACAAAGACGACGTGGGCAATTTCGACCTCAAGGATACCCTAGACGACGGCAAAGTAGCCGATGACGTTAAAGATACTTATCAGACTGACGATGACAAGGAAGACGACAATGATGAGGATTTGGACGACGAGGACGACTCCGACGACGAGGACGAGGACGACGAGGAGGACGACTCCGGCGAGGACGAGGACAGCGACGACATGGACCTCAGCGTCAAGCTGAAGGAGAAACCCGCCCTGAGCAAACAGGCCAAATCCACCGTGCCAACTATCCGCGAGGAGCAAAGCAAAGTCGAAATCGATGTCAAGCTGTTGGACAACGATAACGTATTCGGCGATCCCGAACCAGACTTCTATCCTTACATTAAGGAATCTGCCATGGTCAAGGCGGACGAGCACGGGCACTACGCGTACCTGTGGCCCATCCTCATTGCCATCCTGGGAGCTATTTTGTTGATGCTCATGATCGCCAAGGGAGTCATGGTGGTGTGCAGTAGGAGAGATAAGCAAATGAGATACAATAGTGCCATAATCGCTGCCATGAGTCAACAGGGCCGCACGAAGAAAGACTGTGGTCTGGTGTATCAGCAGCTGTCGGAGGACCTGACTGGTCCGGCGACTCCCAAACTGAACCGCTACCAACCTCTGCACAGCGTCACAGTGAAGGCGTCCAACATGTACGAAAGCAGTCCATTCCACCACAACAACATCGTGCCGGAGGCGGTCTGA